One Umboniibacter marinipuniceus DNA window includes the following coding sequences:
- a CDS encoding DUF1993 family protein, with protein MTALYELSVASYLRVLDGTIATMKKAQAFYEQQGLSGDEALQLRVAEDMWELRRQLHSVRHHSLNAARGLLRGEFNPPKDVEETDLNGAIGHLVADREELAAITAAEINALSGKPMYFRMTGVELPFTMENFVMSFTLPNLYFHAATVYNLLRADGVPLGKRDFLGQMRVGLI; from the coding sequence ATGACGGCACTGTATGAGCTAAGCGTGGCTAGCTACCTAAGAGTTTTAGATGGCACCATTGCTACCATGAAGAAGGCTCAGGCCTTTTATGAACAACAGGGTCTGAGCGGTGATGAAGCGTTACAACTGCGCGTAGCAGAAGATATGTGGGAATTGCGACGACAACTACACTCGGTCCGTCACCACAGCCTCAACGCTGCTCGCGGCCTGCTTCGCGGTGAGTTTAATCCTCCCAAGGATGTGGAGGAGACAGATTTGAACGGTGCTATAGGACATCTTGTTGCCGATCGTGAGGAATTAGCTGCCATCACCGCGGCAGAGATTAATGCCCTCAGTGGAAAGCCAATGTACTTTCGAATGACGGGAGTAGAGTTGCCGTTTACCATGGAGAATTTCGTGATGTCCTTTACGTTACCAAATCTCTATTTTCATGCTGCTACCGTTTACAACCTGCTTCGTGCTGACGGCGTGCCGCTGGGTAAACGCGATTTTCTAGGACAGATGAGGGTTGGCTTAATTTAG
- a CDS encoding AsmA family protein, with translation MKKLLVGLLVFLLVGFVAGGFVAKQRLDQFLNNDLAPLVSESTGLQVDIGAVALDLWSGSIEIADFTIANPTGYSADSAVRFSTLKLSLVPMTLLNQPIHLQEFLLAEPAVLVEVNSAYRTNIQVMLDELEARYPRNSGTSEVTEPEQGSSDVKVRIDAFTIDGAQLTLDASALNQPSQSIRLPALSIEPIGNPDGVLANEAARIIVLALLQDAKRQATQALKDAAEERAKEELEERARGLLEDIFKR, from the coding sequence ATGAAGAAATTGTTAGTGGGATTACTTGTTTTTCTGTTAGTAGGTTTTGTGGCTGGCGGCTTCGTCGCCAAACAGAGACTAGATCAGTTCTTGAATAATGATCTCGCGCCGCTAGTGAGCGAATCAACGGGCCTTCAGGTTGACATTGGCGCTGTCGCGTTAGATCTGTGGTCGGGAAGCATTGAGATTGCTGATTTCACTATCGCCAATCCAACAGGATATAGCGCTGATAGCGCGGTGCGTTTCTCCACCTTAAAACTCTCTTTAGTACCTATGACGCTTCTAAATCAACCCATCCATCTCCAAGAATTTCTACTGGCTGAGCCAGCAGTGCTCGTTGAAGTCAACAGTGCCTATAGAACTAATATCCAGGTCATGCTAGACGAATTGGAAGCTCGCTATCCCAGAAATTCTGGGACATCTGAGGTTACTGAGCCAGAGCAAGGCAGCTCGGACGTTAAGGTGAGAATTGATGCTTTCACAATCGATGGCGCACAGTTGACCCTCGATGCCTCAGCCCTTAATCAGCCCTCTCAGTCAATTCGTCTTCCCGCGCTGAGTATTGAGCCCATTGGCAATCCGGATGGCGTTTTGGCAAATGAAGCGGCACGTATTATCGTGCTAGCCCTACTTCAAGATGCTAAAAGACAAGCAACGCAAGCACTTAAAGATGCTGCGGAGGAACGGGCCAAAGAAGAGCTTGAAGAGCGAGCCCGTGGGTTACTTGAGGATATCTTTAAGCGCTAA
- a CDS encoding PAS domain-containing protein, whose translation MQFVSDYQLAMVLAITLWAVVGLGTFIISVFVKRLVHSSVLCIIISGASLAACYSLGATAILLTLAFFSTIVLIGIGFLGLFLSGSQSHFQLTNSEDDQEILPIKSELPADFPSDLLTPFLLEGTICGIYIFDVSTTTTVYVNSQFSKITGFSLEELKVVQSGLGLLHNFHRDDLKDVEQHIQALVSSKPGACFDIHCRYRHRDGSWIHCLARDIVIHTNAGKAKYLIGTFVDVSQLHQERAELDKLSARYSATFEYAPVGIAHVSLDGKFLRANSTLKKLLGYSDTELDNLTLMDITHPDDLKKDLDLLNSLIEGEIPRYKMDKRYFNARNQVIWIELTVAAVRQNNGEVDYFISIIRDITHHKLIAHELKEANSAFTRFVTSSPFLLEQPIAAIGAMAARIENKIVQRQKDEELLFIPGVAQISKVTDELTNRLNNLLDLVRFNPQLIQIENASLEEIIKFSRTQTVLAPGYPRCRVNCDENTLVPVDRSSFVKLISHLTMNIEQMRTSTDSQIMEVNISCYPEEWHQRMVIELRCTGFELTPEFKQLMLRAYDFQDENQLDEVGLRFAIIRQIVRAHKGQLNVDTDNSDGFSMTIALPTGTPLPN comes from the coding sequence ATGCAGTTTGTGTCAGATTATCAGCTTGCCATGGTGTTAGCTATTACCCTTTGGGCTGTCGTTGGTCTAGGTACGTTTATAATCTCCGTATTCGTAAAACGTCTAGTCCACTCCAGTGTCTTATGCATAATAATCTCTGGAGCTAGTTTGGCTGCTTGCTACTCGCTTGGAGCAACCGCGATATTGTTAACGCTTGCCTTCTTCTCCACCATAGTACTCATCGGCATTGGCTTTCTGGGACTATTTTTATCGGGTTCCCAAAGCCACTTCCAACTCACTAACTCTGAAGATGATCAGGAAATACTACCGATTAAGTCAGAGCTTCCGGCAGACTTTCCGAGTGATCTGCTCACGCCATTTTTGCTGGAGGGAACTATCTGCGGCATCTATATTTTTGATGTTTCAACTACAACTACCGTCTACGTCAATTCACAGTTCTCAAAGATTACAGGCTTCAGTCTAGAAGAACTTAAAGTTGTTCAAAGTGGGTTAGGCCTTCTACATAATTTCCATAGAGATGACCTCAAAGACGTAGAGCAACATATCCAGGCGCTAGTATCCTCAAAACCTGGCGCATGCTTCGACATCCACTGTCGCTATCGACACAGAGACGGAAGTTGGATTCATTGTCTAGCACGTGACATTGTGATTCACACCAATGCGGGGAAAGCCAAGTATCTGATTGGCACCTTCGTGGATGTTTCCCAACTACACCAGGAACGAGCAGAATTAGACAAGCTTAGCGCTCGGTATTCGGCCACCTTTGAATATGCACCAGTAGGTATCGCACACGTATCTTTGGACGGAAAGTTTTTGCGTGCCAATAGCACACTCAAGAAACTTCTTGGCTACAGTGACACTGAGCTAGATAACCTAACCTTGATGGATATTACGCACCCCGATGACCTCAAAAAGGATTTAGACCTTCTTAATTCACTTATCGAGGGGGAAATCCCGCGGTATAAGATGGATAAGCGATACTTCAATGCTCGAAACCAAGTCATATGGATTGAACTAACGGTAGCAGCGGTCCGTCAAAATAATGGTGAAGTGGACTATTTTATTAGCATTATTCGAGATATTACCCACCACAAACTTATCGCCCATGAGCTGAAGGAAGCGAATTCTGCTTTTACGCGATTCGTAACCTCTTCTCCGTTCCTCCTAGAGCAACCTATCGCTGCTATTGGCGCCATGGCAGCTCGGATTGAAAACAAAATTGTCCAGCGCCAGAAAGACGAAGAGTTATTGTTCATTCCTGGTGTGGCCCAAATCTCAAAAGTGACTGACGAGCTCACTAATCGCCTGAATAACCTACTAGACTTGGTCAGATTTAATCCGCAATTGATACAAATCGAGAACGCATCGCTCGAAGAGATCATTAAGTTCAGTAGAACTCAAACTGTCTTAGCACCCGGATACCCCAGATGTCGAGTCAACTGCGACGAGAACACCCTTGTCCCTGTGGATAGAAGCTCTTTCGTCAAATTGATTAGCCATCTAACTATGAATATAGAGCAAATGCGGACTTCAACTGACAGTCAAATCATGGAAGTTAATATAAGTTGTTACCCCGAGGAATGGCATCAGCGAATGGTAATAGAGCTTCGCTGTACCGGATTTGAGCTGACTCCTGAATTCAAGCAATTAATGCTTAGAGCCTATGATTTTCAGGACGAAAACCAATTAGATGAGGTAGGTCTTAGATTTGCCATTATTCGACAGATAGTGCGAGCCCATAAAGGTCAGCTGAACGTAGATACGGATAACTCGGATGGCTTTTCGATGACCATCGCCCTTCCTACTGGGACGCCACTGCCCAACTAA
- a CDS encoding porin family protein yields the protein MALTRLNKSVTKLRSLSIKAACVLATTAICSTASAADNMYVNFGLGGLNVDTDEGRLLKLIGDAGVNVTDVSFDTSSTTFFLRGGYEFNDYLALEALYQDYSSTRTLLVGQVIDPDALPAILANGIPGSGDAYGASARFTLPLNKVWFIDARVGAMSWNSEKVLSFPSLDREIVQENSGTDPVYGLGMRFFINHSFEIAAEYQYADFDTKTESYSVVLGYRF from the coding sequence GTGGCACTAACTCGTTTGAATAAATCCGTGACTAAATTGCGTAGCCTTAGCATCAAAGCCGCTTGTGTATTGGCCACCACAGCCATCTGTTCAACGGCATCGGCCGCTGACAATATGTATGTCAACTTTGGTTTGGGTGGTCTAAACGTTGACACCGATGAAGGCCGACTATTAAAGCTGATTGGTGACGCCGGCGTTAATGTAACCGATGTGTCCTTCGATACTTCAAGCACCACTTTTTTCCTTCGTGGTGGCTATGAGTTTAATGATTATCTGGCACTTGAAGCGCTCTATCAGGACTATTCCAGTACGCGGACGCTATTAGTTGGTCAGGTGATTGACCCCGATGCGCTCCCTGCTATTTTAGCAAACGGTATTCCTGGTTCAGGAGATGCTTACGGCGCTTCAGCACGTTTCACACTCCCGCTTAATAAAGTATGGTTTATTGATGCTCGAGTTGGCGCGATGAGTTGGAATTCGGAAAAAGTATTGAGTTTCCCTAGCCTTGACCGAGAGATTGTTCAGGAAAACTCGGGTACCGATCCGGTCTATGGTTTAGGTATGCGATTCTTCATTAATCATTCGTTCGAGATTGCGGCCGAGTACCAGTACGCAGATTTTGACACGAAGACAGAAAGCTATTCGGTAGTGCTTGGTTACCGATTCTAA
- a CDS encoding 2OG-Fe(II) oxygenase, with protein sequence MIDIPQQIASEIARVGYCILPNALPAELCTTLTQAARAETDRKYRQAGIGRADQHQQDRSIRSDEIDWIDDGSEPGKAWLAWCSELQAALNQCLFLGLFSFECHFAHYAPGRFYGRHLDAFKGRTNRVLSLVTYLNSGWQSSDGGELVLYQDEADQRGVAVLPEAGTVVVFLSDEFPHEVLPAKVDRYSIAGWFRVNTSSGRSIDPPS encoded by the coding sequence ATGATCGATATCCCTCAGCAGATCGCCAGCGAAATTGCCCGAGTGGGTTACTGTATCCTGCCGAATGCGTTGCCAGCAGAACTCTGTACGACGTTGACGCAGGCTGCGCGAGCCGAGACTGATCGGAAATATCGTCAAGCGGGAATAGGAAGAGCTGATCAACACCAGCAAGATCGCTCAATTCGTTCGGATGAAATTGACTGGATAGATGATGGTTCGGAGCCAGGTAAGGCATGGCTAGCTTGGTGCAGTGAGCTGCAAGCCGCGTTAAATCAATGCCTATTCCTGGGTCTATTCTCCTTTGAATGTCATTTTGCACACTATGCTCCCGGTCGATTTTACGGTCGTCACCTAGATGCTTTTAAGGGACGGACTAACCGCGTTTTGTCGTTGGTTACGTATCTGAACTCAGGCTGGCAGTCCAGCGATGGCGGTGAGCTTGTTCTCTACCAAGATGAAGCGGATCAACGTGGGGTTGCGGTACTACCGGAAGCGGGTACTGTAGTGGTATTTCTAAGCGATGAGTTTCCCCATGAAGTCCTACCAGCAAAGGTTGATAGATACTCTATTGCAGGATGGTTTAGGGTGAATACTTCTTCAGGGCGATCTATTGACCCTCCCAGTTAG
- a CDS encoding alkyl/aryl-sulfatase, whose product MKIIFIWLAGCSMVVAGTAAASNESKPATEYTQFANQQVLESLPFNDKQDFEDASRGFLARPDTLTIRNEDGVVVWDLEQYKQFISLDTAAPDTVNPSLWRNTQLGMEHGLYEVREDIYQVRGFDLTNITFIAGDTGWIVFDPLISEETAAAALAFINAELGERPVKAIIYSHSHIDHYGGARGLLLNQSAEDVVVLAPEHFTEHAVSENVIAGNAMARRAIYMYGALLPRNAQGGLNGGLGMTVSTGAAGLLLPTQDIIETGESHTIDGVEMIFQMTPGSEAPAEMNTYFPEWKALWMAENTTNTMHNILTLRGALVRDPLIWATFLNETIAMWGDAVEVKFQSHHWPVWGNDRIIPYFEKQRDIYKFIHDQSVRLMNLGYTGEEISEMLRLPPELENNWATRGYYGTLRHNSRAVYQRYMGWYTGNPSDLNNLPPKYAAERYVEFMGGESETLRKAQTSFDQGDYRWVAEVGKHLVFNNPANTNAKHLLADAYEQLGYQAESGPWRSVYLQGAYELRNGVPTSGGTTTASPDTIRAMTPEMVFDYLAVRLNWEKAAGKAFKIQIELTDLDESYQLEVKNAVLNHSQNLSDDADVSLKMTTEVMNRIQLGEVTLQEAIDNGDLSVTGDQDVLINFFSMLDNFEMWFNIVTP is encoded by the coding sequence ATGAAAATAATATTTATTTGGCTGGCGGGATGTTCCATGGTCGTCGCCGGCACTGCTGCCGCTTCAAACGAATCAAAACCTGCAACGGAATATACCCAATTTGCTAACCAGCAAGTCTTGGAGTCACTCCCCTTCAATGACAAACAGGACTTTGAAGATGCCAGTCGAGGTTTTCTCGCAAGACCGGACACCTTGACCATTCGCAATGAGGACGGCGTGGTGGTTTGGGACCTAGAGCAGTACAAACAATTTATTTCCCTAGATACGGCGGCTCCTGATACCGTCAACCCCAGCCTCTGGCGAAACACCCAATTAGGTATGGAGCACGGCCTTTATGAAGTGCGTGAAGATATTTATCAAGTTCGCGGCTTTGACCTCACCAACATTACCTTTATTGCCGGCGACACGGGCTGGATTGTCTTTGACCCGTTAATTTCCGAGGAGACTGCTGCCGCAGCGCTCGCCTTTATTAATGCCGAGCTGGGCGAAAGGCCCGTGAAGGCCATCATTTACAGCCACAGTCACATTGATCATTACGGCGGTGCGCGCGGACTTCTGCTGAACCAATCAGCTGAGGACGTTGTTGTCCTTGCTCCTGAGCATTTTACTGAGCATGCCGTGTCCGAAAATGTCATCGCCGGTAACGCTATGGCGCGCCGAGCTATCTACATGTACGGTGCACTTCTACCTCGAAACGCTCAAGGCGGTTTAAATGGTGGCCTTGGCATGACCGTCTCTACCGGTGCAGCCGGCTTACTACTGCCAACTCAAGATATTATCGAGACGGGTGAGTCACATACCATTGACGGCGTGGAGATGATTTTTCAGATGACGCCAGGCTCCGAGGCACCAGCTGAAATGAATACCTACTTCCCCGAGTGGAAGGCGCTCTGGATGGCGGAGAATACCACCAATACCATGCACAACATTCTAACGCTTCGTGGGGCGCTAGTTCGTGATCCGCTCATTTGGGCTACCTTCCTAAATGAAACTATCGCCATGTGGGGTGATGCGGTAGAAGTGAAATTCCAGAGTCACCACTGGCCTGTCTGGGGCAATGATCGCATCATCCCCTACTTCGAGAAGCAGCGTGACATCTATAAGTTCATTCACGATCAGTCAGTTCGACTAATGAATCTAGGCTATACGGGTGAAGAAATTTCCGAGATGCTCCGCCTGCCGCCAGAACTTGAAAATAACTGGGCAACACGCGGTTATTACGGCACGCTTCGCCACAATTCAAGAGCGGTATATCAACGTTATATGGGTTGGTATACAGGTAATCCATCTGACTTGAATAATCTGCCGCCAAAGTATGCCGCAGAGCGATATGTTGAGTTCATGGGTGGTGAGTCCGAAACCCTCAGAAAGGCACAGACTTCGTTCGATCAAGGTGATTACCGCTGGGTGGCTGAGGTAGGCAAGCATCTCGTCTTCAACAACCCTGCTAACACCAATGCCAAACACCTACTCGCCGATGCCTATGAGCAATTGGGCTATCAAGCTGAATCAGGCCCATGGCGTTCAGTATATCTTCAGGGGGCCTATGAGCTTCGCAACGGTGTACCTACATCTGGCGGCACGACTACTGCGTCCCCGGACACCATTCGCGCCATGACGCCAGAGATGGTCTTTGACTATCTAGCCGTCCGTTTGAATTGGGAAAAGGCCGCGGGTAAAGCCTTCAAGATTCAAATTGAGCTCACTGATCTTGATGAGAGCTATCAGCTTGAAGTTAAGAACGCCGTGCTTAATCATTCACAGAACCTCAGCGATGATGCGGATGTTAGTTTGAAGATGACCACCGAGGTAATGAACCGAATTCAACTTGGTGAAGTCACGCTTCAAGAAGCAATCGATAACGGCGACCTATCCGTCACCGGTGATCAAGACGTGCTAATCAATTTCTTCTCGATGCTTGATAACTTCGAAATGTGGTTCAATATAGTTACCCCATAA
- a CDS encoding tetratricopeptide repeat-containing sulfotransferase family protein has translation MSLSIAQNFLQQGDLQSAHRETMRIIQHNPHDLGALKVLLTIAFRTRTPLKIAQILNQINKLEPTQATRFDEALAWHQLEQPHWVLSALKQLDPGEINEAKLSASAMNLASQYDQHKLGTALAQRTVELAPKMANAHFELGRCFVFSGDFDNAKQSLSKALALHTGHPLALQLLSTLPKAYWPHELLNTITTAIQQTKELAGLKRLHEAKYRILESLGDYEGAYQAIETANNLHRQQLGPRLSDPKQKLESIMATFEQLTVTENLDSSEATPIFIVGLPRSGTTLLEQILSAHNDIEALGELPQLPAIINRAIKHAKANNQIIDSRLVAKHYFEQTAPLRGTANYFVDKMPLNYQLVGFIAHAFPTAKIILMRRDAMDVCFAQYRQIFADDARAMDYSYSLEELASYYQAFSRLMSKWDEKFPNRVFRLDYEQLVDDPTTALQSLSSYLSLQLPSQCLDLQLNQRAVSTASAGQIREPISSSHRARWRHYEGALSALSSILRKE, from the coding sequence ATGAGTTTAAGTATTGCCCAAAACTTTCTACAGCAGGGTGATCTGCAATCTGCGCACCGCGAAACGATGCGTATTATTCAACATAACCCGCATGATCTCGGCGCATTAAAAGTCCTGTTAACTATTGCCTTCAGAACGCGTACACCGCTTAAAATTGCCCAAATTCTCAACCAAATCAACAAACTTGAGCCAACGCAAGCTACGCGCTTTGACGAAGCGTTAGCGTGGCATCAGCTTGAGCAACCTCACTGGGTTCTCAGCGCTCTAAAACAGCTAGACCCTGGGGAAATTAATGAAGCGAAGCTTAGCGCCTCAGCAATGAATCTCGCATCACAGTATGATCAACACAAATTAGGCACCGCACTTGCTCAGCGCACCGTTGAACTTGCTCCTAAGATGGCTAATGCGCACTTCGAATTAGGGCGCTGCTTTGTATTTTCAGGTGATTTTGACAACGCTAAGCAGAGCCTTAGCAAAGCACTGGCGCTCCACACGGGCCATCCCTTAGCCTTGCAATTACTCTCCACGCTGCCGAAGGCCTATTGGCCTCATGAGCTGTTAAACACCATTACGACAGCCATTCAGCAGACCAAGGAATTAGCCGGACTGAAACGGCTTCACGAAGCTAAGTACCGTATTTTAGAGTCCCTGGGTGATTATGAAGGCGCTTATCAAGCGATTGAAACTGCGAATAACCTGCATCGTCAGCAGCTGGGACCACGCTTGAGCGATCCGAAACAAAAACTTGAGTCTATTATGGCCACCTTCGAACAGCTCACGGTGACTGAAAACCTCGATAGTAGTGAAGCGACGCCTATTTTTATCGTAGGTTTACCTAGATCTGGAACCACCCTGCTAGAGCAGATTCTCTCAGCACACAACGATATTGAAGCATTGGGTGAATTGCCTCAGCTACCCGCCATCATTAATCGCGCCATTAAGCACGCGAAAGCCAATAACCAAATTATTGACAGTCGATTAGTCGCCAAACACTATTTTGAACAAACAGCCCCGCTGCGCGGTACGGCCAACTACTTTGTGGATAAGATGCCGCTGAATTATCAGCTTGTCGGTTTTATCGCTCACGCATTTCCTACCGCTAAGATTATCCTCATGCGCCGGGACGCTATGGATGTTTGCTTTGCTCAGTACCGACAGATTTTCGCTGACGATGCTCGTGCAATGGACTACAGCTACTCCCTCGAGGAGCTGGCTAGTTACTATCAAGCGTTTAGTAGGCTCATGTCTAAGTGGGATGAGAAATTCCCCAACCGTGTCTTTCGTCTGGACTACGAACAGCTAGTTGATGACCCAACTACCGCATTACAATCATTGAGTAGCTACTTATCACTCCAACTGCCTTCACAATGCCTGGACCTTCAGCTAAATCAACGCGCGGTTTCTACTGCCAGTGCCGGGCAAATTCGTGAACCTATCAGCAGTAGTCACCGAGCTCGCTGGCGTCATTACGAAGGGGCACTCTCGGCACTATCAAGCATCCTCAGAAAGGAATAG
- a CDS encoding DUF4136 domain-containing protein: MKFPRLLITFVCMAVLSACTTLPRVNMDYDPNFDFSTLKTFYVIPDAVEVLGIPTNPLLDARIRTDIAASLTARGLTQASREEADALISFHVTTQDKTRVTSYNNSYGYYGSYGYAPYHRGYMGYPSQSVDVSQYTEGTLIIDIASAKEGKAVWRGVGTRSVREWTPEELDVVVRQYVDTILGQIPAAEAD; encoded by the coding sequence ATGAAATTCCCACGCCTATTAATAACCTTTGTCTGTATGGCTGTACTATCCGCTTGTACTACGTTGCCACGCGTTAACATGGACTATGATCCGAATTTCGACTTTTCAACGCTAAAGACCTTTTACGTGATTCCGGACGCGGTTGAGGTGCTGGGGATCCCAACGAATCCTCTATTGGACGCCCGAATTCGTACTGATATAGCGGCATCGTTAACCGCAAGAGGACTTACTCAGGCTTCACGTGAAGAGGCTGATGCGCTAATAAGTTTTCACGTTACCACTCAAGACAAAACTCGCGTGACGAGCTATAACAATAGCTATGGTTACTATGGCTCGTACGGCTACGCCCCTTATCATCGCGGCTATATGGGCTACCCTTCGCAGTCGGTAGATGTGAGTCAGTACACTGAGGGCACGTTGATTATCGATATTGCCAGTGCGAAGGAAGGTAAGGCAGTGTGGCGAGGAGTGGGCACTCGTTCAGTTCGTGAGTGGACACCAGAGGAGTTAGACGTGGTGGTTCGTCAGTACGTGGATACTATTCTTGGTCAAATCCCGGCCGCAGAAGCTGACTAA
- the htpX gene encoding protease HtpX, translating to MKRTALFLATNLAVILLLSLVLNIIYATTDLQPGSLSGLLILAAVFGFGGAFISLLMSKSMALRSVRGQVIKAPRNDTERWLLGTVERQAKQAGIGMPTVAIYDAPDINAFATGAKRDDSLVAVSTGLLRAMTQDEAEAVLAHEVSHIANGDMVTMTLMQGVVNTFVMFLARIVANIVASNGNGQQGGTNWLVYFGVTMVLELVLGFFASFLTMWYSRHREFHADAGAASLVGKDKMVAALQRLKTSQESQLDSTLMAFGINGKKTLTELLMSHPPLDKRIAALNAGAYRA from the coding sequence ATGAAACGCACAGCTTTGTTCCTAGCCACCAACTTAGCAGTAATACTATTACTGAGCTTGGTGTTGAATATTATCTACGCAACCACAGATCTTCAGCCAGGTAGCTTATCTGGCCTACTGATTTTGGCGGCAGTCTTCGGTTTTGGCGGGGCGTTCATTTCGCTCTTGATGTCGAAGTCAATGGCGCTGCGCTCGGTTCGCGGGCAGGTAATCAAAGCGCCGCGCAATGATACTGAACGCTGGCTGCTCGGCACGGTTGAACGTCAAGCAAAACAGGCTGGCATTGGCATGCCAACGGTAGCCATTTACGACGCGCCTGATATCAACGCCTTCGCGACTGGCGCTAAGCGTGATGATTCTCTGGTTGCCGTGTCCACCGGTTTGCTGCGTGCCATGACCCAAGATGAAGCCGAAGCAGTACTTGCCCACGAAGTCAGTCATATTGCCAATGGCGATATGGTCACCATGACACTCATGCAAGGTGTGGTGAACACATTCGTGATGTTCCTAGCTAGAATTGTCGCGAATATCGTGGCTTCAAACGGCAACGGGCAGCAAGGAGGCACCAATTGGCTCGTTTACTTCGGGGTTACCATGGTGCTTGAGTTAGTACTTGGCTTCTTCGCCAGTTTTCTCACCATGTGGTACAGCCGCCACCGTGAATTCCATGCGGATGCAGGCGCGGCCTCGTTGGTGGGTAAGGATAAGATGGTTGCAGCGCTGCAGCGTTTAAAGACCAGTCAAGAGTCTCAACTCGACAGCACATTAATGGCCTTTGGGATTAATGGTAAGAAAACGTTGACGGAACTACTGATGAGCCATCCGCCATTAGATAAGCGCATAGCGGCATTGAATGCTGGCGCTTACCGCGCTTAG
- a CDS encoding NADH:flavin oxidoreductase/NADH oxidase family protein, with protein MNSLLAEELQLPCGATLPNRIAKAAMTEGLADPLGRPTEALTNLYRVWSEGGSGLLLSGNIQIDSQHLERPGNVIIEGPPSEELKRSLAQWAAAATVNGNHFWAQISHAGRQTQRNINPKPKAPSAVKLGVPGGQFGLPEPMSIETIQSAIQGYAHAAKVVVDAGFTGVQIHAAHGYLISQFLSPRSNLRKDQYGGSLENRARFLLEVVSATRAAIGPNIPVSVKLNSADFQRGGFNFEDSLVVLKWLEAAGVDLVEISGGTYEQPKLLGIQGIEDEAPQAVATSTKAREAYFVDFAKAMQSEVTIPLMVTGGFRKRAVMEAALEDGSADIIGLGRPLCVVADSPKQLLAGREELDRFEQSLSLLPQWLKFLERITTIRAIASFAVQYWYYRQIAAIGENGEADKDLSVWTATKWLLKQQSDWIKRRKALLSKQD; from the coding sequence ATGAACTCACTACTCGCCGAAGAACTTCAACTGCCCTGTGGAGCAACTTTACCGAATCGGATTGCTAAGGCGGCCATGACAGAAGGGCTCGCAGACCCCCTAGGCCGCCCTACTGAGGCACTAACCAACCTCTACCGCGTTTGGTCCGAAGGCGGCTCTGGATTGCTGTTATCCGGCAATATTCAAATTGACAGTCAACATTTAGAGCGCCCTGGAAATGTGATCATTGAAGGCCCTCCATCAGAGGAATTAAAACGTTCTCTGGCACAGTGGGCCGCGGCGGCAACCGTAAACGGCAATCACTTCTGGGCACAAATTAGCCACGCAGGTAGGCAAACACAACGAAACATCAACCCTAAACCGAAAGCACCTTCGGCGGTAAAACTCGGGGTTCCTGGCGGACAATTCGGCCTGCCTGAACCCATGAGCATCGAAACCATTCAATCGGCCATACAAGGTTATGCCCATGCTGCAAAGGTTGTAGTGGATGCTGGCTTCACCGGGGTACAAATTCACGCGGCACACGGCTATCTCATTTCACAGTTCCTCAGCCCACGCAGTAATCTTAGGAAAGATCAATACGGCGGTTCACTAGAGAATCGTGCGCGCTTTCTTTTGGAGGTTGTTTCGGCTACGCGAGCGGCAATCGGCCCAAACATACCGGTTTCAGTTAAACTCAATAGCGCGGATTTTCAGCGCGGCGGGTTCAACTTTGAAGATAGCCTCGTGGTACTAAAATGGCTAGAGGCCGCAGGCGTCGATCTAGTAGAAATCTCTGGCGGTACTTACGAACAACCCAAACTGCTTGGCATACAAGGTATTGAAGATGAAGCTCCACAGGCCGTGGCTACATCTACTAAGGCCCGAGAGGCCTACTTCGTCGACTTTGCAAAAGCCATGCAATCTGAGGTCACTATCCCCCTTATGGTAACCGGAGGTTTCAGAAAACGCGCCGTGATGGAAGCCGCTTTAGAGGACGGTAGCGCCGATATCATTGGTTTAGGTCGCCCACTCTGTGTGGTCGCCGACTCACCTAAACAACTTTTAGCGGGCAGAGAGGAATTGGATCGTTTTGAGCAATCGCTCTCGCTACTGCCTCAGTGGCTCAAATTTCTTGAGCGTATAACAACGATCCGAGCCATCGCCAGCTTTGCCGTTCAGTATTGGTACTACCGTCAAATAGCCGCTATTGGTGAGAACGGTGAAGCGGATAAAGATTTGAGTGTTTGGACAGCAACCAAATGGCTGCTAAAACAGCAGAGCGATTGGATAAAGCGCCGAAAAGCGCTGCTGTCGAAGCAAGACTAG